One Cololabis saira isolate AMF1-May2022 chromosome 12, fColSai1.1, whole genome shotgun sequence DNA window includes the following coding sequences:
- the LOC133456209 gene encoding protein phosphatase 1 regulatory subunit 12A-like: protein MQDFAPRFYVTPVKDEEAESQRKAKSRHARQTRRSTQGVTLTDLKEAQKTYSLSGQDRENEDGDTHKERSDLRGCFTEHKEDKTEVEMSAETPDNNLKWSKVDKEGNLEPQLETLAEASNLAYFPLSGTCGLAYSNSSCRVGERWWRDENQNLAEDAAQPIFSSKYQQRHACCDAEDSSFVPQWTFLALSFECVHSRAFGGLPRRAAKAAESREEQKGLSKGLDLDLAAGVEEKEREADQTVQH, encoded by the exons ATGCAAGACTTCGCTCCCAG GTTTTATGTGACTCCCGTCAAGGATGAAGAAGCAGAGTCTCAGAGGAAAGCAAAGTCCCGTCATGCCAGACAAACTCGCCGGTCAACACAG GGTGTGACTCTTACAGACCTGAAAGAGGCTCAGAAGACCTACAGCCTGTCTGGTCAGGACAGAGAGAATGAGGATGGAGACACTCATAAAGAAAGGTCCGATCTGAGGGGATGCTTTACAGAACACAAGGAGGACAAGACTGAAGTGGAAATGTCTGCAGAAACGCCCGATAAcaatctgaaatggagcaaagTGGACAAG GAGGGGAACCTTGAGCCACAGTTAGAAACCCTTGCTGAGGCTTCAAACCTGGCTTACTTTCCTCTGTCCGGAACATGTGGTTTGGCTTATAGCAACAGCTCCTGCAGAG TTGGTGAGAGATGGTGGAGGGATGAAAATCAAAACCTTGCTGAAGATGCAGCACAGCCGATCTTTTCTTCAAAGTACCAACAAAGACACGCCTGCTGTGACGCTGAAGACTCGAGCTTTGTCCCACAG TGGACATTTTTAGCCCTCAGCTTTGAATGTGTCCACAGCAGAGCCTTTGGCGGGCTGCCACGCAGAGCTGCCAAGGCTgcagagagcagagaggagcAGAAAGGACTGAGCAAGggactggatctggatctggctGCTGGGGTGGAAGAGAAGGAGCGGGAGGCTGACCAAACAGTGCAGCACTAA
- the LOC133456834 gene encoding protein phosphatase 1 regulatory subunit 12B-like isoform X4: MSSYLPRSKDLGRTRKTLTDSPPSSPSYTDKNFRHERLSRYDSSGESATERALGRTSSYTRRETRLAALNRQEQDSTAKDYKKMYAEALQENERLKSRLQDSKQELVKIRSQLDKVTQRHERISERSTVLESEKREKQALEKRVTDMEGELKDTPLRFRCGYQP; this comes from the exons ATGTCCTCGTACCTCCCGCGCAGCAAGGACCTGGGCAGGACCAGGAAGACCCTGACGGATTcccctccgtcctctccgtcctacACTGACAAAAACTTCAGA cATGAAAGACTTTCAAG ATACGACTCCAGCGGAGAGAGCGCCACAGAGAGAGCTCTGGGCCGCACCAGCTCCTACACCCGCAGGGAGACCAGGCTGGCTGCTCTGAACAGACAGGAGCAGGACTCCACTGCCAAAGACTATAAGAAG ATGTATGCAGAAGCTTTGCAGGAGAATGAAAGGCTCAAGTCCAGGTTGCAGGACAGCAAACAAGAGTTGGTCAAGATTCGCTCCCAGCTGGATAAAGTCACGCAG AGGCATGAAAGGATATCAGAAAGATCCACAGTTCTTGAATCAGAGAAAAGG GAAAAACAAGCTCTCGAGAAAAGAGTGACGGACATGGAGGGCGAATTAAAG GATACCCCACTGCGGTTTCGCTGTGGGTACCAGCCCTGA
- the LOC133456834 gene encoding protein phosphatase 1 regulatory subunit 12B-like isoform X3, translating to MSSYLPRSKDLGRTRKTLTDSPPSSPSYTDKNFRHERLSRYDSSGESATERALGRTSSYTRRETRLAALNRQEQDSTAKDYKKMYAEALQENERLKSRLQDSKQELVKIRSQLDKVTQRHERISERSTVLESEKREKQALEKRVTDMEGELKQDTPLRFRCGYQP from the exons ATGTCCTCGTACCTCCCGCGCAGCAAGGACCTGGGCAGGACCAGGAAGACCCTGACGGATTcccctccgtcctctccgtcctacACTGACAAAAACTTCAGA cATGAAAGACTTTCAAG ATACGACTCCAGCGGAGAGAGCGCCACAGAGAGAGCTCTGGGCCGCACCAGCTCCTACACCCGCAGGGAGACCAGGCTGGCTGCTCTGAACAGACAGGAGCAGGACTCCACTGCCAAAGACTATAAGAAG ATGTATGCAGAAGCTTTGCAGGAGAATGAAAGGCTCAAGTCCAGGTTGCAGGACAGCAAACAAGAGTTGGTCAAGATTCGCTCCCAGCTGGATAAAGTCACGCAG AGGCATGAAAGGATATCAGAAAGATCCACAGTTCTTGAATCAGAGAAAAGG GAAAAACAAGCTCTCGAGAAAAGAGTGACGGACATGGAGGGCGAATTAAAG CAGGATACCCCACTGCGGTTTCGCTGTGGGTACCAGCCCTGA